The Nitrospiraceae bacterium genome window below encodes:
- the ccsA gene encoding cytochrome c biogenesis protein CcsA: MSSLFFMLTMALYFASTVCYLAYLLRRAESLSKVSLGMTAIGFATHTVALVARMSTGGQTQLPTFHEALSFFSWMLILVFLAVEFRRQIHVLGSFMVPLALVSLVTAAAFPADEVSSLKPVFKTLWVHVTLSMLGTVGFAVAFVAGVMYLIQDGLLKSKRFNVLYAKLPALDYLDHLNQQSIVMGFPLLTLGIISGAFSAEIVRGTYVNWNPEQTWAVVTWVFYFVVLVGRLTVGWRAKRAAYLTIIGFAGVILTLIGVLLKSHGPVS; the protein is encoded by the coding sequence ATGTCTTCTCTGTTTTTCATGCTCACGATGGCGTTGTACTTCGCGAGCACCGTGTGCTACCTCGCCTATCTTCTCCGGCGGGCTGAGTCACTGTCAAAAGTTTCCTTGGGGATGACCGCCATCGGATTTGCGACCCATACGGTCGCGCTGGTGGCGCGGATGTCCACTGGGGGGCAGACCCAGCTGCCGACATTCCATGAGGCCTTGTCGTTCTTCTCCTGGATGCTCATCCTGGTGTTTCTTGCCGTCGAGTTTCGTCGGCAAATCCACGTCTTGGGTTCTTTCATGGTACCGCTGGCACTGGTTTCCCTGGTAACCGCTGCCGCGTTTCCCGCGGATGAAGTCTCCAGCCTGAAGCCCGTCTTTAAGACGCTTTGGGTGCATGTGACGCTGAGCATGCTCGGAACCGTCGGGTTTGCCGTCGCGTTCGTTGCCGGCGTGATGTACCTGATTCAAGACGGCCTGCTCAAGTCCAAGCGTTTCAATGTGCTCTACGCCAAGTTGCCGGCTCTCGACTACCTGGACCATCTGAACCAGCAATCCATCGTCATGGGATTTCCCTTGCTGACGCTCGGTATCATCAGCGGCGCGTTTTCGGCGGAGATTGTCCGGGGTACCTATGTGAATTGGAATCCGGAGCAGACCTGGGCCGTCGTCACTTGGGTATTCTATTTCGTTGTCCTCGTGGGGCGCCTGACGGTCGGATGGCGAGCCAAACGGGCCGCCTATCTGACCATCATTGGGTTTGCGGGCGTTATTCTCACGCTGATCGGCGTTTTGTTGAAGAGCCACGGGCCGGTGTCTTGA
- a CDS encoding sulfurtransferase TusA family protein, with translation MVDASQHTLLPDAELDLRGVICPYNFVKTKLKLETMEAGQVLLVHLDDGDPIRNVPRSVSDDGHDILSQVRVDQSFRVMIKKREDD, from the coding sequence ATGGTGGATGCTTCACAACACACGCTTTTACCCGACGCAGAGCTCGATCTGCGGGGCGTCATTTGCCCTTACAATTTTGTCAAAACCAAGCTGAAGTTAGAAACGATGGAGGCAGGGCAGGTGCTTCTGGTCCATCTCGACGACGGCGATCCTATTCGCAACGTTCCGCGGAGCGTGAGCGACGATGGCCACGACATTCTGTCTCAGGTGCGAGTGGATCAATCGTTTCGCGTCATGATCAAGAAGCGCGAAGACGACTAG
- a CDS encoding Fe(2+)-trafficking protein, with amino-acid sequence MAEVQCVTCGQTGEAITDMLFLGKLEAEIKAKVCKPCWKKWEGMRVMVINEYQVNLGDESGRELVKKQMKAFLKLGEQTDTSKLDQNFRPTS; translated from the coding sequence ATGGCAGAGGTGCAGTGTGTGACGTGCGGGCAAACGGGCGAAGCCATTACCGATATGTTGTTTTTGGGCAAACTGGAAGCCGAGATCAAAGCGAAGGTTTGCAAACCCTGCTGGAAGAAGTGGGAAGGCATGCGCGTGATGGTCATCAACGAGTATCAGGTAAACCTCGGGGATGAGAGCGGCCGGGAATTGGTGAAAAAGCAGATGAAAGCCTTCCTCAAATTGGGAGAACAGACAGACACCTCCAAACTGGACCAAAATTTTCGCCCCACCAGCTAG
- a CDS encoding bifunctional nuclease family protein → MITQMRVKGLIFDPYNNAYIVVLRDEDNSDMLPIWVGKSEASAIGLAMENVTAPRPMTHDLMKSFLETFDAKVISVVITDLSDNTYFAKIHLMYEDSEYTVDSRPSDAIALALRTNAPIFANENVIKKQSSEELEQWLENLKPEDFGKLDT, encoded by the coding sequence GTGATTACGCAGATGCGGGTCAAGGGACTGATTTTCGACCCGTACAACAATGCCTATATAGTGGTGTTGCGAGACGAAGACAATTCCGACATGTTGCCGATTTGGGTAGGGAAATCCGAAGCGAGTGCCATCGGGTTGGCCATGGAAAATGTGACGGCCCCCCGTCCGATGACCCACGACCTGATGAAGTCCTTCCTCGAAACCTTCGACGCAAAGGTCATCAGCGTGGTCATCACCGACCTGAGCGACAACACCTACTTCGCGAAAATCCATTTGATGTACGAGGATTCGGAATATACGGTGGATTCCCGCCCGAGCGATGCGATCGCGCTTGCGCTGCGAACCAACGCCCCGATCTTCGCCAACGAGAACGTCATCAAGAAGCAATCGTCTGAAGAACTCGAGCAGTGGCTTGAAAACCTCAAGCCGGAAGATTTCGGAAAACTGGATACCTAA
- a CDS encoding bifunctional nuclease family protein, with amino-acid sequence MSAEASNQPSATELVPLTVKQVVEDSNTDTRIVVLKSEDATETLPIWVGSAEGNAIRLAMERVVTPRPMSHDLIRSFANHLGVQIERVVITDVKGSTYYATVAFSSKGVQRTLDARPSDAIALAIRANCPIFATRDVLNRRTAVHLDAWISKLDQKNSEPQQA; translated from the coding sequence ATGTCAGCGGAAGCCTCCAACCAGCCGTCCGCGACCGAGCTCGTCCCCCTCACGGTCAAGCAGGTCGTCGAAGACAGCAACACGGACACCCGGATCGTCGTCCTCAAGAGCGAGGATGCGACTGAGACGCTCCCCATCTGGGTGGGATCGGCGGAAGGAAACGCTATTCGCCTGGCGATGGAGCGGGTGGTAACACCCCGCCCCATGAGCCACGATTTGATTCGCAGCTTTGCCAATCACCTTGGCGTGCAAATCGAACGTGTGGTGATCACGGACGTAAAGGGCAGCACCTATTACGCCACCGTGGCCTTTTCCTCGAAGGGCGTGCAGCGCACGCTCGACGCGAGACCGAGCGATGCTATCGCCTTGGCCATTCGCGCAAATTGCCCCATCTTTGCAACCCGGGACGTCCTGAATCGCCGCACGGCGGTCCATCTGGACGCCTGGATCTCAAAGTTGGATCAGAAGAACAGCGAACCTCAACAAGCCTGA
- the rplM gene encoding 50S ribosomal protein L13, which produces MTKTYLEKPADVQRKWFLVDAEGKTLGRLAAKVASLLRGKHKPTFTPHVDTGDHVVIVNAEKIVLTGDKMETKTYAYHTGYPGGLKTMTAEHLFRRHPTELLTRAIEGMLPKTPLGKHMAKKLRVYAGPTHPHQAQQLESLSL; this is translated from the coding sequence ATGACTAAGACGTATCTCGAAAAGCCGGCAGATGTTCAGCGGAAGTGGTTCCTGGTGGATGCCGAAGGCAAGACCCTCGGACGGTTGGCGGCCAAAGTGGCCAGCCTGCTCCGCGGCAAACACAAGCCTACCTTCACCCCCCACGTCGATACCGGCGATCATGTGGTGATCGTCAACGCGGAGAAAATCGTGTTGACCGGCGACAAAATGGAAACCAAGACCTACGCCTACCACACCGGGTATCCGGGCGGATTGAAGACCATGACCGCCGAACATCTCTTCCGTCGGCATCCGACCGAGCTGCTGACCCGCGCGATCGAGGGTATGTTGCCCAAGACGCCGCTCGGAAAGCATATGGCCAAGAAACTGCGCGTCTATGCGGGACCTACGCATCCGCATCAAGCCCAGCAACTGGAATCGCTCTCACTTTGA
- the rpsI gene encoding 30S ribosomal protein S9, with protein sequence MAAMTQYATGKRKSAIARAWVTASAGDIVVNEKPLEKAFPRTTLRNVIQFPLELAGVNGKYSVRATVHGGGPAGQAGALRHAISKALVIMSAAFRSPLKKEGLLTRDSRVKERKKYGQKGARKRFQYSKR encoded by the coding sequence ATGGCAGCAATGACGCAGTACGCAACTGGGAAACGGAAGAGCGCAATCGCCCGGGCATGGGTGACCGCCTCGGCCGGAGACATTGTCGTCAACGAAAAGCCGCTTGAGAAAGCGTTCCCGCGGACGACCCTCCGGAATGTGATTCAATTTCCGCTCGAACTGGCCGGCGTGAACGGCAAGTATTCCGTGCGCGCCACCGTGCACGGTGGCGGCCCGGCGGGACAAGCCGGGGCGCTTCGGCATGCGATTTCCAAGGCGCTCGTGATCATGAGCGCGGCATTCCGCAGCCCGCTGAAGAAGGAAGGCCTCCTCACCCGCGACTCGCGCGTGAAGGAACGGAAAAAATACGGTCAGAAAGGGGCCAGAAAGCGCTTCCAGTACTCGAAGCGGTAA
- the argC gene encoding N-acetyl-gamma-glutamyl-phosphate reductase, which translates to MTSVRVAVAGASGYTGAELVRLLAQHPKVTLAAVTSEKSAGSPVFSVYPHLQGIVSLSFEALAPEALAERADLLFLALPHTKSMEPVASCLKAGKRVVDLSADYRLRDLRTFETWYQTAHLHPELLRSSVYGLPELHRTAIAQANLVASPGCYPTAAILQLAPLVAHGFIDTNSIVIDAKSGVSGAGRSPALAYHFPEAHESLEPYKIGQHRHIPEIEQELTGLAVKHARAAGTQASDPPGATITFTPHLVPMNRGILSTAYARVKGRLNANDLRAKYRDFYKGERFVRILEGAMPNPRHVRGANYCDLAVHVDSRTGQVITVAAIDNLIKGAAGQAIQAMNLMLGFPEEMGLTAPGIYP; encoded by the coding sequence ATGACATCGGTACGGGTAGCGGTTGCTGGTGCGAGCGGATACACAGGGGCAGAGCTGGTGCGGTTGTTGGCCCAGCACCCCAAAGTCACATTGGCGGCGGTCACCTCGGAAAAATCCGCGGGAAGCCCCGTCTTCTCGGTTTATCCTCATCTACAGGGCATCGTGTCCCTGTCCTTTGAAGCCCTGGCTCCTGAAGCCTTGGCCGAAAGAGCCGATTTGCTCTTCCTTGCCCTCCCCCACACGAAATCGATGGAGCCGGTCGCGAGTTGTTTGAAAGCCGGCAAACGCGTGGTCGACCTCAGTGCCGACTATCGGTTACGGGACCTGCGCACATTCGAGACCTGGTATCAAACGGCGCACCTCCATCCTGAATTGCTTCGATCCTCGGTCTACGGTTTGCCGGAATTGCACCGAACTGCGATCGCACAGGCCAACCTGGTCGCCTCTCCTGGCTGCTACCCCACCGCAGCGATCCTTCAGCTGGCACCGCTGGTGGCGCATGGGTTCATCGATACGAACTCCATTGTGATCGATGCCAAGTCCGGCGTGTCCGGTGCCGGGAGAAGCCCCGCACTCGCCTACCACTTCCCTGAGGCCCATGAATCGTTGGAACCTTACAAGATCGGACAACACCGGCACATTCCGGAGATCGAGCAGGAGTTGACCGGCCTCGCGGTCAAACATGCGCGGGCAGCCGGCACCCAGGCCAGCGATCCTCCAGGCGCAACCATCACTTTCACACCGCATCTCGTCCCGATGAATCGAGGCATTCTGAGCACAGCGTACGCGCGCGTGAAGGGCCGACTGAACGCAAACGACCTTCGGGCGAAATACCGTGACTTCTATAAGGGCGAACGCTTCGTCCGCATCCTCGAAGGCGCGATGCCCAATCCGCGGCACGTCCGCGGCGCTAACTACTGCGACCTCGCCGTCCATGTGGATTCGCGCACGGGACAGGTGATCACGGTGGCGGCGATCGACAACCTGATCAAGGGAGCAGCCGGTCAGGCCATCCAGGCTATGAACCTGATGCTGGGCTTTCCCGAGGAGATGGGCTTGACTGCGCCTGGCATCTATCCGTAA
- the argJ gene encoding bifunctional glutamate N-acetyltransferase/amino-acid acetyltransferase ArgJ has product MMKDISGGVTAPRGFLAAGMYCGIKKKVLPDLALIVSEETGPIAGVFTLNRVAAAPVLLDRQHLRKGQGRAILVNSGNANACTGAKGMKVAEIMARIIADPLRTPAHTVFVGSTGVIGQPLPVEKIEAAVPALLERLSRRGGVDAAKAIMTTDLKPKQAAMQARLGGTLVTVGGMAKGSGMIHPNMATMLGYLTTDAVIGRQALQRALRQAVDRSFNCISVDGDTSTNDTVLCLANGKAGNLTLKPGTPDFARFCEMVETVCRTLALKICWDGEGVTKVVRIEVVKAKSVEAARQVAQTIATSNLVKTALFGGDANWGRVMAALGRSGVAIDQNLVSLKFGNVPMVRNGQGLGAEAEKGLTKVFQQREFTILVDLGQGKASSHMWTTDLSYEYVRINASYRS; this is encoded by the coding sequence ATGATGAAGGACATTTCGGGCGGTGTGACCGCCCCTAGAGGGTTTTTAGCCGCAGGTATGTATTGCGGCATCAAGAAGAAAGTCTTGCCGGATCTGGCCTTGATCGTGTCTGAGGAAACGGGCCCCATTGCCGGCGTCTTTACCCTGAACCGGGTGGCCGCGGCGCCGGTACTGCTTGATCGTCAGCACCTCCGCAAAGGACAGGGCCGCGCGATCCTCGTGAACAGCGGCAATGCCAACGCATGCACAGGCGCAAAGGGCATGAAGGTCGCCGAGATCATGGCACGAATCATCGCCGATCCTCTGCGAACACCCGCGCATACGGTGTTTGTCGGATCGACCGGTGTGATTGGGCAACCCCTCCCAGTCGAAAAGATCGAAGCGGCTGTACCGGCGCTGCTGGAACGACTGAGTCGCCGTGGCGGCGTGGATGCCGCCAAAGCGATTATGACTACCGACCTCAAGCCCAAGCAGGCGGCAATGCAGGCTCGTCTCGGCGGCACCCTTGTGACGGTCGGAGGGATGGCGAAAGGCTCCGGCATGATCCACCCCAACATGGCCACGATGCTCGGGTACCTCACGACCGACGCGGTCATCGGGCGGCAAGCGCTGCAGCGTGCGTTGCGTCAGGCAGTCGACCGGTCGTTCAACTGTATCAGCGTCGACGGGGACACGAGCACGAACGACACCGTACTGTGTCTCGCCAACGGCAAGGCCGGCAACCTGACCCTAAAGCCCGGCACGCCGGATTTCGCGCGATTCTGCGAGATGGTGGAGACCGTTTGCCGGACGCTGGCTCTCAAAATTTGTTGGGACGGCGAAGGGGTCACAAAGGTCGTTCGTATCGAGGTCGTGAAGGCCAAGAGCGTCGAAGCGGCGCGCCAGGTGGCGCAGACCATTGCAACCTCAAACCTGGTCAAGACTGCGCTGTTCGGAGGTGACGCCAACTGGGGCCGTGTGATGGCAGCCCTGGGTCGTTCTGGCGTGGCCATCGATCAAAACCTAGTCAGCCTGAAATTCGGCAATGTGCCGATGGTGCGGAACGGACAGGGTCTCGGCGCTGAGGCCGAAAAGGGTCTGACGAAGGTGTTCCAACAGCGGGAATTCACGATCCTGGTGGATTTGGGCCAGGGCAAGGCATCGTCGCACATGTGGACGACTGATCTGTCCTACGAATACGTGCGAATCAATGCCAGTTACCGGTCGTAA
- the rpsB gene encoding 30S ribosomal protein S2, with protein MGVVAIKELLEAGVHFGHQTNRWNPKMKRFLFGERNGVYIIDLQQTVDRMEQAYTFARDTVAAGESVLFVGTKRQAADILEEESKRANMFFVNQRWLGGMLTNFQTIRRSIDKMKKMEATIADPSHQGHTKKELGQMQKEVVKLQKNLSGIRNMRGLPGAVFVLDTRIEHIAVLEANRLEIPVIAIVDSNCDPDHIQYPIPGNDDAIRSIKLIISRIADACIEGAHLRAQQEETDFAAAPAGDKQAVNLESVPAAS; from the coding sequence ATGGGAGTAGTTGCAATCAAGGAATTATTGGAAGCGGGCGTCCATTTCGGACACCAAACCAACCGTTGGAACCCGAAGATGAAGAGGTTCCTCTTCGGCGAGCGAAACGGCGTCTACATCATCGACCTTCAACAGACGGTCGATCGGATGGAACAGGCCTATACCTTCGCCCGTGATACGGTGGCGGCCGGCGAGTCGGTCCTGTTCGTCGGGACCAAGCGTCAGGCGGCCGACATCCTGGAAGAAGAATCTAAACGTGCCAACATGTTCTTTGTGAACCAGCGGTGGCTGGGCGGCATGTTGACCAACTTCCAGACCATCCGGCGCAGCATCGACAAGATGAAGAAGATGGAAGCCACGATCGCGGACCCGTCGCATCAGGGGCATACGAAAAAAGAACTCGGCCAGATGCAGAAGGAAGTCGTCAAGCTGCAGAAGAACCTGTCCGGCATCCGCAATATGCGCGGCCTCCCCGGCGCGGTCTTCGTCCTCGACACGCGCATCGAACACATCGCGGTGCTCGAAGCCAACCGGCTGGAGATCCCAGTCATCGCCATCGTCGACAGCAACTGCGACCCGGATCACATTCAGTATCCGATCCCGGGCAACGACGATGCGATCCGTTCGATCAAGCTGATCATTTCCCGTATCGCCGATGCCTGTATCGAAGGCGCGCACTTGCGGGCGCAGCAGGAAGAAACCGACTTTGCCGCGGCCCCGGCCGGTGACAAGCAAGCGGTCAACCTGGAGAGCGTCCCTGCAGCGTCCTAA
- the tsf gene encoding translation elongation factor Ts, protein MASLSELVKELREKTGAGILDCQKALTENGNDVEKAVDFLRQKGLAAAQKKAGRETNQGLIHAYIHAGGKIGVLIEVNCETDFVARNEEFKSFVNDLALQVAAATPAHVRREDIAADVVAKERAIYEAQAKEMGKPPAAWPKIVEGKLEKFYQESCLLEQAFIKDPSVTIKDLLSQKIAKIGENMNIRRFTRYQLGQA, encoded by the coding sequence ATGGCAAGCCTGAGTGAATTGGTCAAAGAACTACGCGAGAAAACCGGTGCCGGCATCTTGGATTGTCAGAAGGCACTGACGGAAAACGGCAACGATGTGGAGAAGGCGGTCGACTTCCTTCGTCAGAAGGGCTTGGCGGCCGCCCAGAAGAAGGCGGGACGGGAAACCAACCAGGGTCTCATCCACGCCTACATCCATGCGGGTGGAAAGATCGGCGTGCTCATCGAAGTCAATTGTGAAACCGACTTCGTGGCCCGCAACGAGGAATTCAAGTCCTTCGTGAACGACCTGGCCCTTCAGGTCGCCGCCGCCACCCCGGCGCACGTGCGCCGGGAAGACATTGCGGCCGACGTGGTCGCGAAGGAACGGGCCATCTATGAGGCCCAGGCCAAGGAGATGGGCAAGCCGCCCGCCGCCTGGCCAAAGATCGTCGAGGGCAAGCTCGAAAAGTTCTACCAAGAGAGCTGTCTGCTCGAACAGGCGTTCATCAAGGACCCGTCCGTCACCATTAAAGACCTGTTGTCCCAAAAGATCGCGAAGATCGGCGAGAACATGAACATCCGCCGATTCACGCGCTACCAACTAGGCCAAGCATGA
- the pyrH gene encoding UMP kinase — protein sequence MSSAKYRRILLKVSGEMLAGEQGYGIQPSILEGLAEEISDVVAMDVEVAVVIGGGNIFRGIAASARGMERASADYMGMLATVLNALALQNALERKGVSTRVQSAIEMRQLAEGYIRRRAIRHLEKKRVVIFAGGTGNPYFSTDTAASLRAMEIGAEVIMKGTKVDGIYDSDPVKNPQAKMYSEIPFISILNQNLKVMDSTAISLCMDNRLPLIVFNLKEKGNFKRVVQGDQIGTVVTVGSR from the coding sequence ATGAGCTCTGCCAAATACCGGCGCATTCTGCTGAAAGTCAGCGGAGAAATGCTGGCCGGTGAGCAGGGTTACGGCATCCAACCCTCGATCCTCGAAGGACTCGCGGAAGAAATCTCCGACGTCGTCGCGATGGACGTGGAAGTAGCGGTCGTCATCGGCGGCGGCAATATCTTCCGCGGGATCGCGGCGAGCGCGCGGGGTATGGAGCGGGCCTCGGCCGATTACATGGGCATGTTGGCGACGGTGCTGAACGCATTGGCGCTGCAGAACGCCCTCGAACGCAAAGGCGTCAGCACGAGGGTCCAGTCGGCCATCGAAATGCGTCAGTTGGCCGAAGGGTACATTCGACGCCGCGCCATCCGACATCTCGAAAAAAAGCGCGTGGTGATCTTCGCCGGCGGGACCGGCAACCCCTATTTCTCCACCGACACCGCCGCATCTTTGCGGGCCATGGAAATCGGGGCCGAAGTCATCATGAAGGGGACCAAAGTCGACGGGATCTACGACAGTGACCCGGTGAAGAATCCCCAAGCCAAGATGTACTCCGAAATTCCGTTCATTTCGATCCTGAACCAAAATCTCAAAGTTATGGACTCCACCGCGATCAGCCTCTGCATGGACAACCGCCTCCCTTTGATTGTGTTTAATCTGAAAGAAAAGGGGAACTTCAAGCGAGTAGTCCAGGGGGATCAGATCGGCACGGTCGTAACCGTCGGAAGCCGGTAG
- the frr gene encoding ribosome recycling factor: MSTAQAVKQKVTDKMEHGLEHLKRDLAGLRTGRASVALLDGIKVDYYGTPTPLKQVANIGTPEARLITVQPWEQNLIKEVEKAIMASDLGLTPSNDGKLIRIPLPPLTEERRKELIKVCKKHGEDVKVQIRAFRRDGNDELKKLQKDSKLTEDELRKAEAEIQKLTDQYVQKVDDVLKKKEGEILEV; this comes from the coding sequence ATGTCGACAGCGCAGGCGGTAAAGCAGAAAGTCACGGACAAGATGGAGCATGGGCTGGAGCATCTCAAGCGCGATCTCGCAGGGCTCCGGACAGGGCGCGCCTCTGTGGCATTGCTGGACGGCATCAAGGTGGACTATTACGGCACTCCGACGCCGCTGAAGCAGGTCGCGAACATCGGGACGCCCGAAGCCCGCCTCATCACCGTGCAACCGTGGGAACAAAATCTCATTAAGGAAGTCGAGAAGGCGATTATGGCCTCCGACCTTGGGCTGACTCCGTCGAATGACGGCAAGCTGATCCGGATTCCACTGCCCCCGCTGACCGAGGAACGGCGCAAGGAACTCATCAAGGTCTGCAAAAAGCACGGAGAAGATGTAAAAGTGCAGATCCGTGCGTTCCGCCGCGACGGCAACGATGAGTTGAAGAAGCTCCAGAAGGACAGCAAGCTGACCGAAGACGAACTCCGCAAGGCCGAAGCCGAAATCCAAAAGCTGACCGATCAGTACGTCCAGAAGGTCGACGACGTGCTGAAGAAAAAGGAAGGCGAGATCCTGGAAGTTTAG
- the alr gene encoding alanine racemase, protein MHNSAHPFPTFTCIDLRALAHNLTQVRSRIPAACGILAVVKANAYGHGAVPITNALRQFGIAQFGVATVDEGAALRAAGVDASILVMGAVTAGEFPDLISAKLTPVLYRSELVQRFAAEVDRLTPGSTAYPVHLKVDTGMGRLGITLQELAETVASPALLRGTLRLEGIMSHLADADNQDPTYTQSQIHEFDEAIRLLTREGRLPELVHLANSAGILLHPSSHHRLVRPGIMLYGYHTLPALPSGVTLRPVLSWQTTVAHLRTVEAGASVSYNRTFVATRRSRIAVLPVGYADGYNRLLSNRGRVLVRGRRASVVGRVCMDMTMIDVTDCPGAAIGDPVVLIGRQEQEGISAEEMAGWLQTIPYEVLCAIGTRVPRIYQPADPASAQ, encoded by the coding sequence GTGCATAACTCTGCCCATCCCTTTCCCACGTTCACCTGCATCGATCTCCGTGCCCTCGCGCATAACCTCACCCAGGTCCGGTCGCGCATTCCGGCTGCCTGTGGCATCCTCGCCGTCGTCAAGGCCAACGCCTATGGGCATGGCGCGGTCCCGATTACAAATGCCCTCCGGCAGTTCGGCATTGCGCAATTCGGTGTCGCCACAGTCGACGAAGGTGCCGCCCTCCGCGCCGCCGGCGTCGATGCATCGATTCTCGTCATGGGTGCTGTCACCGCAGGGGAATTTCCGGATCTCATCAGCGCCAAGCTGACTCCGGTTCTTTACCGTTCCGAGCTGGTGCAGCGGTTCGCAGCGGAGGTTGATCGACTCACACCCGGCAGCACCGCTTACCCTGTCCACCTCAAAGTCGATACGGGCATGGGACGGCTCGGCATCACCCTGCAAGAACTCGCGGAGACGGTCGCTTCGCCGGCCCTCCTCAGGGGGACATTACGCCTCGAAGGCATCATGAGCCACCTGGCCGACGCGGACAATCAGGACCCCACGTACACCCAGAGCCAGATCCATGAATTCGATGAAGCCATACGCCTTCTGACACGCGAAGGTCGATTGCCCGAGCTCGTCCATTTGGCCAACAGCGCAGGGATCCTGCTTCATCCCTCGTCCCACCACCGGCTCGTACGGCCTGGGATCATGCTCTACGGCTACCACACACTTCCGGCCCTCCCCTCCGGCGTGACGTTGCGGCCGGTCCTCTCGTGGCAGACCACCGTAGCCCACCTTCGCACCGTCGAGGCGGGAGCCAGCGTCAGCTACAACCGCACGTTCGTGGCAACGCGGCGGTCCCGTATCGCAGTCCTGCCGGTCGGGTATGCGGACGGCTATAACCGGCTTCTGTCCAATCGCGGCCGAGTGTTAGTGCGGGGACGGCGGGCTTCGGTCGTCGGCCGGGTCTGTATGGACATGACCATGATCGACGTCACCGATTGTCCGGGTGCGGCGATCGGCGATCCGGTGGTCCTGATCGGTCGTCAGGAGCAGGAGGGCATCTCGGCTGAGGAAATGGCCGGTTGGCTGCAAACGATCCCCTACGAGGTGCTTTGCGCCATCGGCACCAGGGTCCCGCGTATCTATCAACCGGCCGATCCCGCTTCCGCTCAGTGA
- a CDS encoding ABC transporter permease, translating into MVTAVYHVRDSILGYLLVVQEFTLLCVHTLINLVRPPFYLRETIIQMDRIGVGSLFIVVLTGIFTGMVLALQGAVQLEPYGATIYVSRLISTSVVRELGPVLAALMIAGRVGTGIASELASMTVTEQIDALRAEGTDPVHKLATTRLIACLVMIPLLTIIADGVAMFGGWLVARLYLGIDSYFYWTWAFEALRQRDLVLGLLKPAMFGFLIAMVGCYAGFSTKGGTVGVGISTTQSMVSSSILILATDFFITKLFMAIS; encoded by the coding sequence ATGGTGACTGCGGTCTATCACGTCAGGGATTCAATTCTCGGCTACCTCCTGGTGGTGCAGGAGTTCACCCTTCTTTGTGTGCACACGCTCATCAACCTGGTCCGGCCGCCGTTCTACCTGCGCGAAACGATCATCCAGATGGATCGAATCGGCGTTGGGTCGCTCTTCATCGTCGTGCTGACCGGTATCTTCACGGGCATGGTGCTGGCCCTGCAGGGCGCCGTCCAGCTGGAACCCTATGGAGCGACGATCTATGTCTCCCGCCTGATCAGCACCTCGGTCGTGCGTGAATTGGGCCCGGTCCTCGCCGCGCTGATGATCGCGGGACGGGTCGGCACCGGCATCGCGTCCGAGTTGGCCTCAATGACGGTCACGGAACAAATCGACGCCTTGCGCGCCGAAGGTACCGACCCGGTGCACAAGCTCGCCACCACGCGCTTGATCGCCTGCCTCGTGATGATTCCCCTCCTCACCATCATCGCCGACGGTGTCGCGATGTTCGGAGGATGGCTCGTCGCGCGGCTCTATCTCGGCATCGACTCCTACTTCTATTGGACGTGGGCCTTCGAAGCCCTCCGCCAACGCGACCTCGTCCTGGGGCTCCTCAAGCCGGCGATGTTCGGCTTCCTCATCGCCATGGTCGGCTGCTACGCGGGCTTCTCGACGAAGGGCGGCACGGTCGGGGTCGGCATCTCCACGACGCAATCGATGGTGTCGTCCTCGATCCTGATCTTGGCGACGGACTTCTTCATCACCAAACTCTTCATGGCGATTTCGTGA